The Anastrepha ludens isolate Willacy chromosome 2, idAnaLude1.1, whole genome shotgun sequence DNA window ttttatatttttagcatCCAAAATGGCATTAAAATTGATGAGTACTGTTAAATGTTTCGAAGGAGAACAACGAATTTATTCTCACGCCTCCGAAGTTCTGGGATGCGAGATGAAATTTGGCGTCTATGTTCCACCAACTGCCGTTGAAGGTCACACTTCATGTCCTGTTTTATACTTCCTCAGTGGCCTTACCTGCACACAAgacaattttatacaaaagtcGGGTTTCCAGCAACATGCTGCCAAACATGGCATTGTGGTAGTTAATCCGGACACTTCGCCCCGAGGTTTGGACCTGCCTGGCGAGGACGATGATTGGGACTTTGGCAGTGGTGCCGGCTTCTATGTGGACGCCACTGAGGAACCGTGgtctaaaaattacaaaatgtacaCATATGTGACTAGCGAATTAGTAGAACTAGTGAACGCCAACTTGCCGGTACTGCCAAATAAGCGTAGTATTTGTGGTCACAGTATGGGAGGTCATGGTGCATTGATATGTGCTTTCAAGAATCCTGGTGTTTATCAATCGGTGTCCGCGTTCGCGCCAATCTCGAACCCCATTCAATGTGCGTGGGGTAAGAAAGCATTCTCCGGTTACTTGGGTGCTGATGAGGAATCTTGGAAACAGTGGGATGGTACTAAGTTAGCAACGGTGTACTCTGGCCCACCATTGGAAATTCTGATAGATCAGGGTACAAAGGACAATTTTTATACGGCGAAACAACTGCTGCCGGAGAACCTGTTAAATGTAGCCACTGACAATGATCACCTGCAACTTATTTTCAAGCAACGAGAGGGATATGACCACAGTTATTTCTTCATTGCTACGTTCATTGGAGAACATTTTGATCATCATGCCAAGTTTTTGAAGGCATAAGCAGTAAATGTTGATGTAAGCAAATCGAAATGGCGAGTTAACGAACTgcatttattattgttgtttgtaGATATATGTAATTGttgaagaaaatgtttgaattggTAATTTTTGAAAGTGCGATTAAAGTTACATTTGTACATTGTAGAAAAGTAACGTAAATTATGCGTTTTTGAATTGGTCggcatttgtatatattttattctcatttaGTAAAAGAGGAGATGAGAAACTGattcaaaaacaatttcaattttagcAACTCTTAACAGGAGCAAACCTTAGATGACTTTCTAATGTgtgcatggggaatgtttatgctgctacaaaaaacatattactgatttatttaattatttccctGCTTTCTTTGTTTACATTCCCATTTTTGACTTTTGAGCCAGGAAATTGCAAAATCATaattgaagtttttgtttttctagcgAGGTGACTTTCTATGAATTCGCTCTGGATTAGGGTTATGATTGCGTCATTTAATCAGCCACTCTTGAGTCAGTGGAGGATACTTTAAAGTCCGTacacatatgcagtaattagtAATAAATCCacgaaattaatctacccgttcacatgtGGCAGATTATCTAtgaaattgacaatcagctgtcaatactgctttgaaagGTTTTACGTCATAGAAACTTCTTTGGTGGAAAATTTTGTAGTTCTTGGTTTGTttaaagatattaaagatatgaaaaataaacatGGATTTAGGATAGTTAATTTGATTACGCAATTGGCTGATAGTAataacagttggaggaaattcgTAAATGACGTTTACTgaagttgcaaaaaattatggcagcaatacacatccgaaattcgatattactttttataatcAGTTTATGGATACACGCATTTTTTGTGTcatatgaatgcatagttaataatacctaacaaaccGGCATTCCTGTTATCGTGGCAATTAAACGTACAAAACAATCAAGACGAATTGAATATctaaggtggcgccattaaaaaacagttattttattttccgcgattttgacaagtctgacgtcagctgtcttcgcaatacaaaacaaaccaaggtaggagaaattacatgtttgtgaaaattcagtgaatggattgatagtattgtgatttgtgagatttaaattaatcaaactaatgaaacCGAAGTGCCGCGTGCTAAATTGTGACAGTGCAAAACCTCCAAATacagtttgtttgcgtttttatgcaaaAGACGTTGTGGCGAGAAAGTGCGTacgtataatttcttgtatttggttgtttccattgcttgttcttcacaaacaagtaatacCCCTTCCTTTTGCTagtttattcatgggctcttacgacacggcgaatttggaaggcgcaatcttgtattgTATCATTCTTGGGTGGCAATCAAGACGCATTCATTACAGGTGGTGGCACtaaaccaaaaacaatgttGTGTACCTTTGAATGTTAAACAAATCTACTTTCTATTACCAAAAAGATATTCCATTTTATTGATCATTTTATTTCGTCTTTGGCCAGCAAAGCTCGCCATGTAGCAATTATACCATTATTACtatatttacatgttttttaAAGCTTAACTGTGGAGTCAATTTCGGATTTAGTGTTTATTTGAAACGAGTTCCAATTTCAATAgggtatacataaataattttttaaatgagctgCCAAGGCGAATCCATTAAAGGCGGtgtcggtaaatcagctgatttatttttttttctttcgttgtgtccatgtggctgtcagcacagaataaaacaaggcgaaatttatattttgttttctacttttccaataccttgccgtgacaatcaaacgtacgaAACATTGTTTGTAGTCTAGTGCCATCACCTTTCATAAATGCGCCTTATAAGCTACATAAAATTTTCTTAGCTGAACAGTCCGAATTTACTTGTAATATTCCAAGTATCCTTTGAAACGGTTTGatatttaaaatgataataaatatgtatgtagtggataaaggtttgaaaaatttgattttgacgAAAAATAAGGGGAGCaccctttaaattttttctagtaatccgatggattattcttcaacacttaatatattttatcaaaagTCTTCTAATGAAAACTCGTGCATACCTAAAGTAGCAAATTTAGCTTACATTTCGAGTCTAGTTTCTGTTTCCATCTTTGCATGAAATTGCGATAAAGATTTCACTTCAGTAGGGGAattcacttcagcagcatttccaGTATATGTgtgaggaatgtttatgctgctacaacaataacaattaacACGTTTTAACGGTATACGCATTGTTATATTTCCTCAACCACAATTTTAATGGTTTTATATTCGGCAAAGCATTTCATAACGAAAATCGATAAGACAAAATCAGGCAGTCATCTTCGAGGTTCAAAAATAACAGCAATTTTGACTGAAGAACAGGTAAATCTTGTAACCTTTAAGATAATTCTGCCTTAATAATGCTAGGTTCTAACTGCAGTGCCCGTAGTTGAGCAATGGGGAATATCCATGAGCCAGTCGTGCGTTAGCCGTAGTATGCATCGTGTAGCAGTTGTAACAGATGCAGATGGTGAGGTTTCCTATGACGCACGTGGAGCGGCAagcagcaaaataaatttttaatcgaaTTGCTTGTCTGTGGTGCGGCTCCTTTTAAAAGCTGTCGATGATATCCTAaagaattatatattataaagggtggttaagtttcaagggccggtgttgattttgaataaaatacaatttatttaggAAATTATgtattgccatttctctttattatgataatattggtatggctcaattacgtatggaacaaaatatcggccaaatggctaccgcggtctcggcggcacacctccatccgatgatccaaattttcgatgacgatgAGGCATAatagaggttctatgccgttaatgtgccgaattatcttatcctttagctcttgaattgtttctggcttatcgacgtacaccttttctttcatataaccccaaagaaagaagtccaacggtgtcgttgacgtttaggtgtggttcacattcaacattggccctttatataatataaaaaagtatgaagtaaatattaatttcaaataaaaaattattttattttactcactTTCTCCAAATATAATCGTAAaacattcaaaatttaattttacagcTTGGCTAGTTAGACTTCTTGTCATTCTTCTTTGCGCTACTGactaattttgatatttaatttgacaGAAATGCCACTCTCTATCAGTTTGAATAAAAGAAGAAGGCAGCTGTTTAGTGTTAGTTAACATAAGTTTGCGAATATCAGATTCGTTAGTGCAAACGGCAAATACTGTAggcaaaaataacaattgtcGAACCGTTTAAAGTTAGTGAATTGCACTACAGGActtgttttagaattttttttttatcttgtgaCCATTTAACCAAACAGCAAAAGCCGTCAACCTCTCACTGACCTCTTGAGAAATTTGGCAATTAATTTACGACTGAGTTAAGTTATGCAAATTCCTCCATACTTTATTGTGGTCAGCAacacatactcatacatacatactcattctcatatacaaatacatatgtatgtatgcaccatcAGTTCAAATGTCGCTAACCCCAGCTGCCGAACCCCTGCCACACATAAATTGTTGTGCCAACGATTTCGTCCTAGAAATGCGTAGAATGAGCGAGGTAGCTTTTCGTAGTAAAAGCACGCAACGAATACAGCCACGAGAAATTGTTGGTGAATACAAGCAGagcttttcattcataaatctcAGCTATTGGCATTTAGGCGGCATCAGGTTGCCGCTCGGCTAACACTTCGTTTGCTTTGCAACATCCTGGTGGCAGCGTTCTTGATTAGTGGCCAATCAGTCGAATGCAGCATCTTGGACACAGTGGACGTGCCTATCGCGTTTTCGGTTTTGTAACGACACGACTATAGCATTTTGCCGCAGTTAGAGTGAAGTGAGCCTGATTTTTTGTTACACATtggagtgtttttttttcgcctCGCCAAACGAATAGTGCTAACCAGAGGATAACAATTTTCGGCGCTTTAGTGATTTGTGGTACTCACACGCGCGTGAATTTCGtgccataaatatttatatgtgtacGAGTATCATACGTAGAAAGGAATACGTTTGGCGCATCACTCATACGCTCCGTTGAACCGCGCATTGTGCGTAGCGTGAGATCGCacgttttgtttatttgctatcttcgcagaaaaacaaaaacctacCGCAAACAAGACTGAGAAAGCCTTTGGCGCCATACTAAAGTGCGCCAAAAGAATGCCAAAGACTGTCGGGTGAAAAAGCTTTGACATAGTGAGTGAGGTCGCGGATGTAGCAGTGCAAGGGAGCAAATCACTGAAGTCGTCAGCGACCGCAGCATTTCAAGTAAGATTTGTTTTAGCATTGGGTTTGATTTCGTTTATGTTTCATTGCTTGTTTAACTGATTGAGTGTTGGCTGTTTATCAAGCTTGGGCAATCCATGAATGGGTTGAATGAGACATTTAACAGGAAGAACCCttcttaatattattataaaaattgtttttttttgttttgttttttgtgaaaagTTGGGAATccttttttgtagaattttttcaaaCGTTTCTTTTTCATTTCCAATTTGCTATAATTTCTATTGGTAGGTCACTTTTTGCGagttattcaattatttccgcgcttaaaattgttttgtgATGAGAAAGCAGCTCCATTAGCTAAACAAACAGGGCCCAAATTCACTAGAACGAAATGCGAGAGTTTACAATGGCAACTACTGTGTGCCTGTAATAAGCAAATAAAGCGCTAAGATGCTAGATCGGGAACGCGTGACAtcatcaagaaaaaaatgttgtattacaGTCGCGTATTTACTGTTTGATTTCGTCTTTGTGACATTCGAGGTTGTATGCGACGTTCAACAATGGCCTACAAGGCGCGTGTTGAACGTGCGGAACAGCTTGACGCGGCTGATAGACGGATGTGCTGATTTTGGTTTATTGATATAAGcgtgtttaaaattgttttttttcatttttcttttgtttgcctTCTTATTTCTGTAGCATGTTGTCTTATGTTTCCGTAGATTTTATCGTATTTGCACtggaaatttcttatttttcttttcaaaagccAAACTTTGTGCCTTCCCTCTGTTCCCTTGTGCTGCATTTTGTTCAACATTTACCTTAGACATACAGTGAGTAAAGAAAGCTTAGGCACAGTGTGATTTTCTGCAATATTCGCAATGCTTTTCATGCtagttttttcgttaattttgtctaaaaatatagtttgtactacaacaaaagcaatatatTCTAAAGATCCAAACTTTAAACAgcctcaaaaaaaaatgtatgaaatattcaataaaattttaggcattttactcagaattttatatttgtttttcttgtatacaattttatagctcatttaatTCTAGGGTGTCTTACATGTTTGAAGTTGCTGCAAATAGAATGTTCCCTGCCATGCTGTAGATTActcgagaaacgacgattccATGGCTAGaggccattttcaaaaaaatcgaatgctAGGATACATTCTAAAAAGCTGGGGGAGGGCTAAGCTGATGTTTACCTccaaagctggtagacgcggtcatgGCACCGCGAAAGATCTCAAACCTAtcagtttattttcttttatcctTAAAACTCTTGAACGATTGCTCGTTGCATATCTAAGAGAAAAAACATCACCAACACAACAACTTCAACATCCCAAAGTGGCTATCTCAAAGCAAAATCTACAAAGACAGCTCTTCATGGGGACGTAAGTAAAAGTGGGAgaagcacagaaaacaaataatACTCACTAACAACATTAACATAAGCTCCATTAGGCTCATAAGCTCTTAAGGCCATTAGGCTCATAAGGCTCTTAATATATTAAGCTCGGTCTTAgattccaactccatttcaaccaaattagttttatagtgtcgagaggaactagaattacttggtcattggcttcaaattactctgatatggttTCCCTTTTATAGGAATATAGAGCGTAATGAGatagcagatgagctagcaagaaaagctGCGGCACTAGACATAACAGTGGCGGTGATAGTTGGTACCCCATTTAACAGAATAAAAAcgtccattgcttcacactactatgctttagccgaaataAGGAGGAAGCAATTAATTACATGCATTACGAGTACAACAAGAAAAACCATTCCATGGACAAGATGCAGAGGACGAATTATCATCTATTAAGTGTTCTAGCCCAAGCATctcacgtatcactgcaacccttactgGTCACGGGAAGGTAGGGAATCATGCAACCAGACTTaaccttcctttcaatcccatctgcaaaCTCTGTCAGGCAGAGAGGGCgaaagaaagtcttttccaaTTCAGATCTAACTAGAGCAAGTCTTCCCTCTTTCGGCAAACCTTTTCTGCAGCAAATTATTGAAATCTCAGACATAGAGATAAAAGGTTTGCTGCTACTACTTACATACTTGGGtctcacgaaatggatctgattgaaacaaaaaacaacaagacaTAACACGtgaacagtggtagtaaaacacCGCGagtcgctaattaggattatttcagcaggaacaacaacaacacttgaAAGTCTGCAGGGAAAAGCATGTAGAGAGCGTCGGCAGAAAGATCATCTTGATTTTCAAGCAATTTAGAAAGaggttttattttgatattcaaagaaaaacgctattttttaatataaatgatcggatatttACTTCAGTATAAAGAGGAActtatgccgttaatagtggaaaataacatcaggcaaatgaccaccacgaccactcttacaggacaatatctttttcatgaaattttctataaccgaattgcaaagtggctgccctatgtccgcgatagcctcacgaattccatctttgaggtcttgaatcgaccctgggctgttggcgtagatcttctctttcacgtggccccaaagaaaaaagtcggttaaatcatctctcgatagcggcATCCATTCATCTGCAACACCTGTTACTAGAAAAACCTTTATATTGCACTTCGTTCCACttgaattaaattagctataaGACTACATttctgagaaaaattaaaaaattcagagcaaaaagttcgaaattatgctgaaaatttcatgaatatattttgtgttttcatcaaagtttgaaactttgatttattcggcttttatatttttgtataaaataaatgagaaGAAGGTAgcacaaaaaatattgcaaaaaaaaactactgtGCCAAAACTTTTTGACTGACTGTATGTGGGTAACCGATGCAAGGGTGCCCCAAATGCAAGTTTAATGTTTAATCAAAAACATTAAGAAGtttctagtatttttttattttattattttattcatttcagtcTAGAGATAATTTTGACAGACTTTGTATTAAAGAtgtttttaagtatttagtTAAAGATTGCATGAAATTGTTGCTTAACCCTCTATCCAGCAGACTATAAATAATCGTCAAAAAATCATGTAAAATTCAGCTAACGTTAATTGTGGTACgctaaaaacgaatttgaggTCTATTTTACATTACCTGTGTTTGTTCACTCGCCAGGTAACAAAAAAGGTAGACCGTCTACAGATGGTTTTTCTGGATTAAGCGTAAACATTAAAGCaaagtaattttaaattcaatacaataaGAGGAAGTGTTTATTGCTCATTTCACGGTATAATGCTAGGTAACATCTAAAATTGAATGTGAATGATTATTTCACTGTGATGAAGAAAcatatttgttttgaatttctGAAGAAATTTCTGCAATGTTTGGTCACTTTTTCACAAACGAAATGATGCAATTTTTCAACTGTAATTTTTTCGACTGATTTCAACGACGGTCATTACTAAACTGACGATAAActtcaaaatgaaacaaataaacacTACAAACGATTTGAAATGGTTCCGTCATAGCCGTTTCAAGGCAGCCATGCCGGCTCacacgaaaaagaaaatttcatataaaaccaAGGAGGGTTTTATGATGGCCGTCTGTAGACGGTCTTACTGGATAGAGggttaaaattatataaacttaGTTCGTTGTAGCAGAATCGAAATCATTTGAGCATCGTTTAATAAAAAGGCGAATAAACGAACCTGCCTTAAGTAGTTACATACGttcagcagcgccaaaaatgcgctgaaagaaaaactgtttttagaagggataactatagaaataaatataaaaaaatttaggcaTTGTTCTAGTACTTgctctttataaaaaaactagcaaaccccgcccgcttcgctgggcacactaaaatataatagatatggtttagaacagaaaatatatggttttcatattatttatttctttattctttattcaagcgctttggcataaacaatattttttgtttttctatttgtttttgagtaaatatataatgctgttggcttcccaacacgtgaacagccaacgtatagttgaccatgggtgaatactggttcttctaaattcatcccgcatatttctaaagtttgcccttgtgatttattgatagttattgcaaatgctaagcgaatgggcagttgc harbors:
- the LOC128856413 gene encoding S-formylglutathione hydrolase — its product is MALKLMSTVKCFEGEQRIYSHASEVLGCEMKFGVYVPPTAVEGHTSCPVLYFLSGLTCTQDNFIQKSGFQQHAAKHGIVVVNPDTSPRGLDLPGEDDDWDFGSGAGFYVDATEEPWSKNYKMYTYVTSELVELVNANLPVLPNKRSICGHSMGGHGALICAFKNPGVYQSVSAFAPISNPIQCAWGKKAFSGYLGADEESWKQWDGTKLATVYSGPPLEILIDQGTKDNFYTAKQLLPENLLNVATDNDHLQLIFKQREGYDHSYFFIATFIGEHFDHHAKFLKA